TATAGCTTAATTTCATTTATGATTTTTGCGATTTTACTAAGCAGATTTTTTCTGGAAAAAATTTTATGCATAAACTATTGTTCCAATTCTGCAAGCAGTTTATCCAAATCCAATTGATTTGTGTGCATTTCTATTGATCCATCAGATTTGTGCTGCCAAATTTCTTTTGGTTTATCCCAATACAATTCAATTCCATTTCCATCAGGATCATCTAAATAAATTGCTTCTGAAACTCCATGATCTGCGGCTCCGGAAATTGGATATTTTGCTTCAATTAATCTTTTAAATATTTCTGCCAAATCTTTTCTGGTTGGATAAAGAATTGCAACATGATAAAGTCCAACTCCAGATTTTTGCGCCGGAGGTGAATTTTTACTTTCCCAAGTATTTAATCCAATATGATGATGATAACCTCCGGCTGAAATAAAAGCGGCGTCGGTTCCGTACATTGTTACTAAATCAAAACCTAAAAGTTCTTTATAAAATTTCAACGATTTATCAATATTAGAAACTTTTAGATGAACATGACCAATTCTGGTTTGAGGAGGAATTTTATAACTATTATTCATAAAAATTTTTTTTGTTGTTAGTAAAAACCAAATAACCCCAAGGTTTTAATTTGAGTGAATTTATTTTTTCAAATTTATATGTTTTATCTAAAAATATTTCTTTTAAACTTCCTTCTTCATTTTCTAAATTTATATTGACTTCAATTTTCACAGCACTAAAATTTATTATGAGCAAAACTTTATCACCGTTTTTTTCTCTGTAAAATGAAATTACTTTTTCCGGTTGATCATTTATAATTCTGATCATTTCACCACCGGAATTTCCATTCCACAACGCTTGATTTTTGTGTTTCAAATCGAATAATTTTTTATACAATTTTCCAATTTCATGCTCTTTCCATTCGATAAAATCTTTATCAAAAAATTTAAGAGATTTTTTAAGACCGGCTTCTTGTCCGCTGTAAATTAAAGGCATTCCATTAACAATACACGTAAGCACAATTGCAGCATTAAGACTTTTTCCAAAATTTGTAAACTGATTTCCGAACCAAGAATTTTTATCATGATTTTCAACAAACGTCATTCTATAACCATCTTTTGGAAATGTGTTTACATCATGAGCTAAATATTCTATAATACCTTCTGAACCAGATTTACTTTTGTAGGCATCTTTCATTTTATCATACAAACTCCAAGCGTAAGTCATATCAAAAGTATTTTTGTGCAAATCGCGAGATTCCCATTCCGCAAGCATAAAAACCGGTTTTATTTTTTCAAGTTCAAATCTCACATTTTCCCAAAATTCATTTGGAAGAAATCCGGCAACATCGCATCTGTAACCGTCAATATTTGTCTCTTTCACCCAATAAATTAGAGCTTCTGTCATGTATTTTCTTAACTCGGGTTTATCATAATTGAAATCAATAATATCATCCCAATCATACCAAGGAGTTGGCTGGAAATTTCCCGATTTATTTTTTGTGTACCAATCGGGATGTTCAACTGCTAATTTATTATCCCATGCTGAATGATTCGCGACCCAATCAATTATAACATACATTCCCATTTTGTGAATTTTATTTACAAGTTTTTTAAAATCTTTTAATCTTCCAAATTCCGGATTAACTGCAAAATAATCTTTAACGGAATAATAACTTCCCAAAGTTCCTTTTCGATTTACTTCACCAATTGGATGAATTGGCATTAACCAAAGAATATCAACACCGAGTTTTTTTAACCTGGGCAAGTGTTTTTCGAAAGCGGCAAAAGTTCC
The nucleotide sequence above comes from Ignavibacteriota bacterium. Encoded proteins:
- a CDS encoding alpha-glucosidase C-terminal domain-containing protein — protein: MKNPYKPKPYVELKHPEWSKNSTIYEVNIRQYTKEGTFAAFEKHLPRLKKLGVDILWLMPIHPIGEVNRKGTLGSYYSVKDYFAVNPEFGRLKDFKKLVNKIHKMGMYVIIDWVANHSAWDNKLAVEHPDWYTKNKSGNFQPTPWYDWDDIIDFNYDKPELRKYMTEALIYWVKETNIDGYRCDVAGFLPNEFWENVRFELEKIKPVFMLAEWESRDLHKNTFDMTYAWSLYDKMKDAYKSKSGSEGIIEYLAHDVNTFPKDGYRMTFVENHDKNSWFGNQFTNFGKSLNAAIVLTCIVNGMPLIYSGQEAGLKKSLKFFDKDFIEWKEHEIGKLYKKLFDLKHKNQALWNGNSGGEMIRIINDQPEKVISFYREKNGDKVLLIINFSAVKIEVNINLENEEGSLKEIFLDKTYKFEKINSLKLKPWGYLVFTNNKKNFYE
- a CDS encoding VOC family protein, encoding MNNSYKIPPQTRIGHVHLKVSNIDKSLKFYKELLGFDLVTMYGTDAAFISAGGYHHHIGLNTWESKNSPPAQKSGVGLYHVAILYPTRKDLAEIFKRLIEAKYPISGAADHGVSEAIYLDDPDGNGIELYWDKPKEIWQHKSDGSIEMHTNQLDLDKLLAELEQ